A portion of the Acidisarcina polymorpha genome contains these proteins:
- a CDS encoding transglycosylase SLT domain-containing protein: MKRRKVRTLSRLSQSWLLYLLALWIMGVAPAFLASGQSNPAKPKPRHPAGSSGSTKHSTSSHSNGHRKTAAHTATRSKHSKRKPLSPKALAKSHSLQRAFVASSQLRPMAQELTAMRSPAAYAGVTAYAQSHIGEASSAAYLALGHAYLEDHKFPEAVASLKKSSTAGQSLSDYADYLSAQAYLQGGKWPEAELVLSGFTARHPDSIFVKSIPVLEANALIEEGDPQTALARLKPHFGEPIANHADFQLAQAKAEMMAGQPDSAAKLFRRVFLSYPLSNEAQVAKTQLAIVGAAAPLSPEERRNHADALYKAGRFNEAGEEYRSLAADPAEAGSQARNALLVAAAHCDWKLKRLNKQELERIPDTQDETGARRMYLLMELARDKDDGDAQRNIVEQMRSRFAESPWLAEALYSSGNMYLLRKDYAHAIEYYGDLARRFPKSCEPERTANCSNYSPSSHWRAAWLNYRLKQYSEAARLMDEQIAYYPGGKEIPGALYWRARVYEQQERRPAMAAAYYQTVIRVYQHYYYAAEAKQRLMALGTVSPEYVAMLTSMRPEMIPELSDDVPEDDPHVVKARLLANAGLNEYIAAEIQAGDGSEEWGAFAEAEIYTSYGETFRAMRVLKRAIPFYSSAPITAMPLTYWRILFPQPYWSQIKTSAAANGLDPYMVASLIRQESEFNPMAISNKSAYGLMQLLPSVGKTMAKAEGMKHFDANQLLDPNVNIQLGCRYLRQTMDKFGGRPELVFAAYNAGDARVVDWRSAAGDQSIDEFVESIPFTETRDYVQAILRNEDIYRSIDQAAAQTALQTKAN; the protein is encoded by the coding sequence ATGAAAAGAAGAAAAGTGAGAACCCTCTCCCGGCTTTCGCAAAGCTGGCTGCTTTATCTTTTGGCCTTGTGGATTATGGGAGTGGCCCCCGCGTTTCTCGCCAGCGGCCAATCGAACCCAGCGAAGCCGAAGCCCAGACATCCGGCAGGTTCCTCCGGAAGCACCAAACATTCGACCAGCAGCCATTCGAACGGGCACCGGAAGACTGCGGCTCACACCGCCACTCGATCCAAGCACAGCAAGCGGAAGCCGCTCTCCCCAAAAGCCCTGGCAAAAAGTCATTCCCTGCAACGGGCCTTCGTGGCATCTTCACAGCTGCGCCCGATGGCGCAGGAGTTGACCGCGATGCGGTCGCCGGCGGCCTATGCCGGGGTGACGGCCTATGCCCAGTCGCATATCGGAGAGGCATCTTCGGCGGCTTATCTGGCCCTGGGTCATGCCTATCTCGAAGATCACAAGTTCCCCGAAGCAGTTGCCAGTTTAAAGAAATCCTCAACTGCAGGGCAGTCGCTGAGCGACTACGCTGACTATTTATCCGCGCAGGCCTACCTTCAAGGGGGTAAGTGGCCGGAGGCAGAGCTGGTGCTGAGCGGGTTTACGGCACGGCACCCGGATAGCATCTTTGTCAAAAGCATTCCGGTTCTCGAGGCCAACGCATTGATTGAAGAAGGCGATCCGCAGACCGCTCTGGCCAGGCTGAAACCGCATTTCGGAGAGCCGATCGCGAACCACGCCGATTTTCAGTTGGCCCAAGCGAAGGCAGAGATGATGGCCGGCCAACCAGACTCGGCTGCCAAACTCTTTCGCCGCGTCTTCTTGAGTTATCCGCTCAGCAACGAAGCCCAGGTCGCGAAGACGCAATTGGCGATTGTGGGGGCTGCGGCGCCGCTTAGCCCCGAAGAGCGGCGCAACCATGCCGATGCGCTCTATAAGGCAGGTCGTTTCAACGAAGCCGGGGAAGAATACCGGTCGCTCGCCGCCGATCCGGCCGAAGCCGGCTCGCAAGCACGGAACGCCCTTCTGGTCGCTGCTGCCCACTGTGACTGGAAGCTGAAGAGGCTAAACAAGCAGGAGTTGGAACGAATTCCCGATACCCAGGACGAAACTGGTGCGCGACGCATGTACCTGTTGATGGAGTTGGCGCGCGACAAGGACGATGGGGACGCACAGCGGAACATCGTCGAGCAGATGAGAAGCCGCTTTGCGGAGAGCCCCTGGTTGGCCGAGGCACTTTATTCCAGCGGCAACATGTATCTGTTGAGAAAGGACTACGCCCACGCGATCGAATATTACGGAGATCTGGCAAGGCGCTTTCCCAAGTCGTGCGAGCCGGAGCGAACGGCGAATTGCTCTAACTATTCGCCCAGCAGCCATTGGCGCGCGGCCTGGTTGAACTACCGGCTGAAGCAATACTCCGAGGCAGCGCGTCTCATGGACGAGCAGATCGCCTACTATCCCGGCGGCAAGGAAATACCAGGAGCTCTCTACTGGCGAGCACGAGTGTACGAGCAGCAAGAACGGCGTCCGGCGATGGCGGCAGCCTATTACCAAACCGTAATTCGCGTCTACCAGCATTACTATTATGCGGCAGAGGCGAAGCAGCGCCTTATGGCGCTTGGCACGGTTTCGCCGGAATATGTCGCCATGCTCACGTCGATGCGCCCGGAGATGATCCCTGAGCTTAGCGACGACGTGCCCGAAGATGATCCCCACGTCGTCAAGGCGCGCCTGCTTGCCAATGCCGGGTTGAATGAGTACATCGCCGCCGAGATCCAGGCCGGTGATGGCAGCGAAGAGTGGGGTGCCTTTGCCGAAGCGGAAATCTATACATCCTACGGCGAGACGTTCCGCGCCATGCGAGTGCTCAAGCGGGCAATCCCGTTCTACAGCTCGGCGCCGATTACTGCGATGCCGCTCACTTACTGGCGCATCCTTTTCCCCCAGCCGTACTGGTCGCAGATCAAAACATCCGCTGCCGCGAATGGGCTCGATCCGTATATGGTCGCTTCGTTGATCCGCCAGGAATCGGAGTTTAACCCGATGGCAATCTCAAATAAGAGCGCTTACGGTCTCATGCAATTGCTGCCTTCGGTAGGAAAGACCATGGCAAAGGCGGAAGGCATGAAGCACTTCGATGCTAACCAGCTACTTGATCCGAATGTGAATATTCAACTGGGTTGCCGGTACCTCCGGCAAACAATGGATAAGTTCGGTGGGAGACCGGAACTGGTATTCGCCGCCTACAATGCGGGGGATGCGCGGGTGGTTGATTGGCGCAGCGCCGCGGGCGATCAGAGTATCGACGAATTTGTTGAATCGATTCCTTTTACGGAAACCCGCGACTACGTTCAGGCCATTCTAAGGAATGAGGACATCTACCGATCGATCGATCAAGCCGCTGCCCAAACAGCACTTCAAACTAAGGCAAATTGA
- a CDS encoding ATP-binding protein — translation MGFSNFLGNEAVVQQLRRSILSGRLPQAMILAGPSGAGKYTLAVMLAQAANCTDPSELEARQPGELPDFCGVCPNCVRIGAAAPLRARFDEAVSAREELREVDKKETRILIQTHPDVLVVPPDPPQLLIKLGQVRRVIHEMYRFPSEAKRAFYIFTSTRFMKEAANSLLKVLEEPPEFATIVLLAENPGELLPTIRSRTSLFTLGALPLEALEGILAAQRAEWKPSQRSLVARLAEGAIGRALAFPLERYLASRQDALVLVRGAIAGPDYSVLFRMTETYRSGAEGQEKMVDLNRALMSLLEDLMLLLAGAPQLVRNIDLTAELAKLAAAVDLQWVERTAGGVVQLESGLRRNLLRSLALDAFANEFVR, via the coding sequence GTGGGTTTCAGTAACTTTCTCGGAAATGAAGCAGTAGTTCAGCAGCTTCGCCGAAGCATCCTTTCGGGGCGGCTGCCGCAGGCGATGATCCTGGCCGGCCCGAGCGGCGCGGGCAAATATACCCTTGCCGTGATGTTGGCCCAGGCGGCAAATTGCACCGATCCTTCAGAGTTGGAGGCACGGCAGCCGGGCGAGCTCCCGGATTTCTGTGGCGTCTGCCCGAATTGTGTGCGAATTGGAGCGGCCGCACCGTTGCGCGCGCGCTTCGATGAGGCTGTCTCCGCCCGCGAGGAGCTGCGGGAGGTGGACAAAAAAGAGACTCGCATCCTGATCCAGACTCATCCCGATGTCCTCGTGGTTCCCCCTGATCCGCCCCAATTATTGATTAAGCTCGGCCAGGTGCGCCGGGTCATTCACGAGATGTATCGCTTCCCCTCCGAGGCCAAGAGGGCCTTCTATATCTTCACCAGCACCCGGTTTATGAAGGAGGCGGCGAATTCCCTGCTCAAGGTCTTGGAAGAGCCGCCGGAGTTCGCGACGATCGTGCTGCTTGCGGAGAATCCAGGCGAATTGCTGCCTACGATTCGGTCACGCACCAGCCTCTTCACGCTGGGGGCCCTGCCGCTGGAAGCTTTGGAAGGCATTTTGGCCGCTCAACGGGCCGAATGGAAGCCGTCGCAACGCTCCCTGGTCGCAAGACTCGCCGAAGGGGCGATCGGGCGCGCACTGGCTTTCCCTTTGGAACGCTATCTGGCCAGCCGTCAAGATGCCCTGGTCCTGGTCCGCGGAGCAATCGCCGGGCCCGACTACTCAGTACTCTTCCGCATGACAGAGACTTACCGCTCTGGCGCTGAGGGCCAGGAAAAGATGGTTGATCTCAATCGCGCATTGATGAGCTTACTGGAAGACTTGATGCTGCTCTTGGCGGGTGCGCCCCAGCTAGTGCGAAATATCGATCTCACAGCCGAGCTGGCGAAGTTGGCTGCTGCCGTCGATCTCCAGTGGGTTGAAAGGACCGCCGGGGGTGTGGTCCAGCTCGAAAGTGGACTGCGCCGCAACCTGCTGCGCTCGTTAGCCCTCGATGCTTTTGCGAATGAATTTGTTCGATAG
- a CDS encoding RNA chaperone Hfq: MANRSLIPAPGGKHLRVAASAPVAVGKIPATMPTPAVTGPRKLVRPPLSENTVNARLFNRRRDSPLTAHHAAPLSANPGQESSHAEVFYFQKQIHTQTLMTIVLDDGESIEGTIEWYDQDVIKVRHGGRTLIYKSCIKYLYKSGENQKT; the protein is encoded by the coding sequence ATGGCTAACCGATCGCTGATACCCGCTCCCGGGGGAAAGCATTTGCGAGTCGCGGCTTCTGCACCAGTTGCCGTCGGCAAGATTCCTGCCACTATGCCTACACCAGCGGTAACTGGACCGCGCAAGCTCGTTCGTCCGCCGCTCTCGGAAAATACTGTGAATGCGCGCCTCTTCAACCGGCGAAGAGATTCTCCATTGACTGCCCACCATGCGGCTCCTCTGTCCGCCAACCCGGGACAAGAGAGTTCGCATGCCGAAGTGTTTTACTTCCAGAAGCAAATACACACGCAGACGCTGATGACGATTGTCCTGGATGATGGTGAATCGATCGAGGGCACGATCGAATGGTATGACCAGGACGTGATCAAAGTCCGCCATGGCGGGCGCACTCTGATCTACAAATCCTGCATAAAGTATCTTTATAAGTCCGGCGAAAACCAGAAGACCTAG
- a CDS encoding zf-HC2 domain-containing protein — translation MTCSEFMALLDDLLDDDVSATLRADLDEHLSGCEHCFITMNTTRKTIEFYANRELYPLPAPLRERLQSAILEKCRKC, via the coding sequence GTGACCTGCTCTGAATTTATGGCCCTGCTTGATGACCTGCTCGACGATGACGTCAGCGCCACCCTACGCGCCGACTTGGACGAGCACCTGAGTGGATGTGAGCACTGCTTCATCACCATGAACACGACTCGAAAAACCATCGAGTTTTACGCCAACCGCGAGCTCTATCCGCTTCCGGCCCCGCTGCGCGAGCGGTTACAAAGCGCAATTCTTGAGAAGTGTCGTAAATGTTGA
- a CDS encoding L-threonylcarbamoyladenylate synthase, with protein sequence MKTLRRKVDINGLHTAPVQAMIEEAANVIRAGGLVVFPTETVYGLGANALSASSVEKIFHAKQRPSWDPLIVHIADTAMLSKVVAAPLSHSARLLAEAFWPGPLTLLLPKASSIPDGVTAGRSLVGVRIPAHPVARALILAAGVPIAAPSANSFGRISPTLAIHVLEDLDGRIDMLLDSGETLHGVESTVVDVAQDPVVLYRHGAIPIEDLRRVYGKIEDGSREGNSARMPEPPESLPSPGLGIRHYAPKARLVPIEEEWADLPEALYQAVQDAAAVNKRLGVMLPSGFLSRSLPALPNVLVFDWGDWTDLPMLAHRLFAGLRCLDAEGVEIILCPVPQGEGIGAAIRDRLFKASRKT encoded by the coding sequence ATGAAGACACTCCGCCGAAAAGTAGACATTAACGGTCTGCATACAGCCCCTGTTCAGGCAATGATTGAAGAAGCCGCAAATGTGATCCGGGCTGGCGGCCTCGTTGTTTTTCCTACTGAGACGGTTTACGGTCTTGGCGCGAATGCCTTAAGTGCCTCAAGCGTGGAAAAGATCTTTCACGCTAAACAGCGCCCTTCCTGGGATCCGCTGATCGTTCATATCGCCGATACCGCCATGCTTTCGAAGGTGGTTGCCGCTCCACTGTCCCACTCCGCGCGGCTGCTCGCCGAAGCTTTTTGGCCGGGGCCTTTGACGCTGCTTCTCCCAAAAGCGTCGAGCATCCCGGATGGAGTCACTGCCGGTCGTTCGCTGGTAGGCGTCCGGATCCCTGCTCATCCGGTCGCCCGCGCGCTTATTCTTGCTGCGGGCGTTCCTATCGCGGCGCCAAGCGCCAACAGCTTCGGTCGTATTAGCCCGACGCTGGCCATCCACGTTCTTGAGGATCTGGACGGCCGCATCGATATGCTGCTCGACTCAGGCGAGACCCTGCATGGGGTCGAGTCGACGGTCGTCGATGTGGCCCAGGATCCCGTAGTTCTGTATCGACACGGTGCAATTCCAATCGAGGATCTTCGTCGGGTGTACGGGAAAATCGAGGACGGGAGCAGGGAAGGGAATTCGGCGCGAATGCCGGAGCCTCCTGAGTCATTGCCTTCCCCCGGATTGGGCATCCGACACTACGCGCCCAAAGCTCGCTTGGTTCCCATCGAGGAGGAGTGGGCGGACTTACCGGAGGCCTTGTATCAGGCTGTCCAGGACGCCGCTGCCGTGAACAAAAGGTTGGGTGTTATGCTCCCATCCGGCTTTCTTTCAAGGTCTCTGCCCGCCCTTCCCAATGTTCTGGTCTTCGATTGGGGAGATTGGACGGACCTGCCAATGCTGGCACATCGACTGTTCGCGGGTTTACGCTGCCTGGATGCCGAGGGTGTCGAGATCATACTCTGCCCTGTCCCGCAGGGCGAAGGAATTGGAGCCGCGATTCGGGACCGTCTCTTCAAAGCTTCCCGGAAAACATAG
- a CDS encoding BLUF domain-containing protein, whose protein sequence is MHMSEALIRIVYVSRNTIEGDEVDRSVECAKILESSRCRNSQNGITGALLFNGGFFAQVLEGPRSVIEGTLSRIEFDKRHDYLAVLSNREVAHRVFEDWSMAELEMPTGAPKASLQVLLERAFLSPPESGEELLDMMRSLVMR, encoded by the coding sequence ATGCATATGAGCGAAGCCTTAATTCGAATCGTATACGTTAGCAGAAACACGATCGAGGGGGACGAAGTAGATCGGTCTGTGGAGTGCGCAAAGATATTGGAATCTTCAAGGTGTCGCAATAGCCAGAACGGCATCACCGGCGCCCTTCTGTTTAATGGCGGTTTTTTTGCCCAGGTCCTGGAGGGGCCTCGGTCCGTGATCGAAGGTACCCTGTCGAGAATCGAATTTGATAAACGGCATGACTATCTGGCCGTACTCAGCAACAGAGAAGTGGCGCACCGGGTCTTCGAAGATTGGTCAATGGCTGAGCTCGAGATGCCGACGGGGGCCCCGAAAGCCTCGTTACAGGTGTTGCTGGAACGGGCTTTTCTCAGTCCGCCGGAATCCGGCGAGGAGCTGCTGGACATGATGCGATCTCTGGTGATGCGCTAA
- a CDS encoding sigma-70 family RNA polymerase sigma factor, translating into MDTIQSTGTEEVHPDVALVARARDGDLQAFETLVKQYDRQVFRIAQHITQNKEDAEDVVQDAFLKAYEKLHQFQGNSKFYTWLVRIAVNESLMRLRKRRTGRMVSIDEDVETEEGSMPRDLADWGPDPEQMYGQSELADILRKTIQGLPPGFRVVFTLRDVEGLSTDETAEALGLSVPAVKSRLLRARLQLRERLSRYFRKKNGEGVQ; encoded by the coding sequence ATGGACACTATCCAATCAACAGGGACCGAAGAGGTTCACCCCGATGTGGCGCTAGTAGCCAGGGCGCGCGATGGGGACTTGCAGGCGTTCGAAACGCTTGTCAAACAATATGACCGGCAAGTCTTTCGCATTGCCCAGCACATCACGCAAAACAAAGAAGATGCGGAAGATGTTGTCCAGGATGCGTTCCTCAAGGCGTACGAGAAACTTCATCAGTTCCAGGGCAATTCAAAGTTCTATACCTGGCTCGTGCGGATTGCCGTTAATGAATCGCTCATGCGATTACGGAAGCGGCGTACCGGACGCATGGTTTCAATCGACGAAGACGTCGAAACCGAAGAAGGTTCGATGCCCCGGGATCTCGCTGATTGGGGACCCGATCCGGAGCAGATGTATGGGCAGTCCGAGCTCGCGGACATCCTTCGGAAGACGATTCAAGGCTTACCTCCCGGATTCCGGGTTGTTTTTACCTTGCGGGACGTCGAGGGGCTCTCTACCGACGAAACCGCAGAGGCTCTTGGTTTGAGTGTTCCAGCAGTCAAATCTCGATTATTACGAGCGAGACTTCAGTTGCGGGAACGGCTCAGTCGTTACTTCCGCAAGAAAAATGGAGAGGGAGTTCAGTGA